One genomic region from Listeria monocytogenes encodes:
- a CDS encoding CDP-glycerol glycerophosphotransferase family protein, with protein MIVKNIAISMYMFLLSLFSFFSRFFGVKKRVLIMASFPENTTAILNQMKKMGYTPNTICFHTERVQFNTKELDFVRFSPNNLANKWKLMFYLNTSKVILVDNYYPELAAVSFKDGVECIQLWHANGALKQFGWEDNSISERSDADKKRFKAVYEHFLKVVVGSDEMGEIFKRSFLLNESHLLKIGVPRTDVYFEESLQQQKRIEWRNKFHAENKKVILYAPTFRDNELAEAKLVMDFNAMERAFSEDYLLVLKLHPAVKIDVQSLNTDFIINVDKNVALEELLAAVDILITDYSSIPFEFALFERPIYFFSYDMEKYDKERGLIKNYQEIIPGPISQTTAELIEQIKTKTTSETLALFSKKWNKYSDGHASERMVVYMKQLMEEAK; from the coding sequence ATGATAGTGAAAAATATAGCGATTTCTATGTACATGTTTCTGTTAAGTCTATTTTCTTTTTTTAGTCGATTTTTTGGCGTGAAAAAACGAGTATTGATTATGGCCTCATTCCCAGAAAATACAACAGCGATTTTGAATCAAATGAAAAAAATGGGCTATACTCCGAACACAATTTGTTTTCATACAGAGAGAGTTCAATTCAATACTAAAGAACTTGATTTTGTTCGTTTTTCACCTAATAATTTGGCGAATAAATGGAAATTAATGTTTTACTTAAATACATCAAAAGTGATTTTAGTCGATAACTATTACCCTGAACTAGCAGCGGTTTCTTTTAAAGATGGTGTCGAATGTATTCAATTATGGCATGCAAATGGAGCTTTAAAACAATTTGGATGGGAAGATAATTCGATTTCAGAACGTTCAGATGCGGACAAAAAAAGATTTAAAGCAGTATATGAACATTTTCTAAAAGTAGTAGTTGGTTCAGACGAGATGGGCGAAATTTTTAAAAGAAGCTTCTTATTAAATGAATCTCATTTATTAAAAATCGGTGTACCTCGAACGGATGTTTATTTTGAAGAAAGCCTACAACAGCAAAAAAGAATAGAATGGCGTAATAAATTTCACGCTGAAAATAAAAAAGTGATTTTATATGCACCAACATTTAGAGATAATGAGCTTGCGGAAGCCAAGTTAGTAATGGATTTTAACGCAATGGAACGAGCTTTTTCAGAGGATTACTTACTGGTTTTAAAATTGCACCCTGCAGTTAAAATAGATGTACAAAGTCTAAATACAGATTTTATTATTAATGTAGATAAAAATGTTGCACTTGAAGAACTTTTAGCGGCTGTTGATATACTTATTACTGATTATTCCTCCATTCCATTTGAATTTGCTCTTTTTGAAAGACCGATATACTTTTTTAGTTATGACATGGAGAAATATGATAAAGAGCGCGGCTTAATAAAAAATTATCAAGAAATTATCCCAGGACCAATCTCCCAAACAACGGCAGAGCTTATTGAGCAAATAAAAACGAAGACCAC